In Electrophorus electricus isolate fEleEle1 chromosome 6, fEleEle1.pri, whole genome shotgun sequence, a single genomic region encodes these proteins:
- the abhd10a gene encoding abhydrolase domain containing 10, depalmitoylase a isoform X2 — MATSDLPGTRYKSTIQYATRPDLPRLAYRKLTGKSPGVVFLPGFASTMSGQKAEALEEFCKSLGHSYLRFDYTGCGASDGQMEDYNIGVWKKDVLYVLDKLLEGPQILVGSSMGGWLMLLAALARPEKVAALVGIATAADHFVAAFNALPIEVKKEVEERGSWAFPSRYSAEGFYPLSFAFLREAEKHCVLASPIPVTCPVRLIHGLQDEDVSWHVSLQVAERVLSTDVDLILRKGGHHRLSEKEDIKLIVYTIDDLIDKLTTLG, encoded by the exons ATGGCAACATCTGATTTACCAG GAACCAGATATAAAAGCACTATCCAGTATGCCACACGTCCAGACCTCCCCAGGCTGGCTTACAGGAAGCTTACGGGGAAGAGTCCAGGAGTGGTGTTCCTCCCTGGCTTTGCCTCCACCATGAGCGGCCAGAAGGCAGAAGCCCTGGAAGAGTTCTGCAAGTCTCTGGGCCACTCCTATCTCAG GTTTGACTATACAGGCTGTGGGGCATCTGACGGGCAGATGGAAGATTACAACATTGGCGTGTGGAAGAAGGATGTCCTGTATGTGCTGGACAAGCTGCTGGAAGGGCCCCAG attcTGGTAGGCTCCAGCATGGGCGGCTGGCTGATGCTGCTGGCTGCTCTTGCGAGGCCAGAGAAGGTAGCGGCACTGGTTGGCATTGCCACGGCTGCAGACCACTTTGTCGCAGCCTTCAACGCACTGCCTATAGAG GTgaagaaggaggtggaggagcgtGGCTCCTGGGCCTTCCCCAGCAGGTACAGCGCCGAGGGCTTCTACCCACTGAGCTTTGCCTTCCTGCGGGAGGCGGAGAAGCACTGTGTGCTGGCTAGCCCCATCCCCGTCACCTGTCCCGTGCGTCTCATCCACGGCCTGCAGGACGAGGATGTGTCCTGGCATGTTTCCCTGCAGGTGGCCGAGCGCGTGCTAAGCACCGACGTCGATCTCATCCTCCGCAAGGGCGGCCACCACCGCCTGTCCGAGAAGGAAGACATCAAACTGATAGTGTACACCATTGACGACCTCATCGACAAGCTCACCACACTGGGGTGA
- the abhd10a gene encoding abhydrolase domain containing 10, depalmitoylase a isoform X1, with product MAYRVFRNYYKVLLNARTFSFLPRIADGTRYKSTIQYATRPDLPRLAYRKLTGKSPGVVFLPGFASTMSGQKAEALEEFCKSLGHSYLRFDYTGCGASDGQMEDYNIGVWKKDVLYVLDKLLEGPQILVGSSMGGWLMLLAALARPEKVAALVGIATAADHFVAAFNALPIEVKKEVEERGSWAFPSRYSAEGFYPLSFAFLREAEKHCVLASPIPVTCPVRLIHGLQDEDVSWHVSLQVAERVLSTDVDLILRKGGHHRLSEKEDIKLIVYTIDDLIDKLTTLG from the exons ATGGCGTACCGCGTGTTTAGGAATTACTATAAAGTGCTTCTAAATGCACGGACATTTTCCTTTCTGCCGAGGATTGCAGACG GAACCAGATATAAAAGCACTATCCAGTATGCCACACGTCCAGACCTCCCCAGGCTGGCTTACAGGAAGCTTACGGGGAAGAGTCCAGGAGTGGTGTTCCTCCCTGGCTTTGCCTCCACCATGAGCGGCCAGAAGGCAGAAGCCCTGGAAGAGTTCTGCAAGTCTCTGGGCCACTCCTATCTCAG GTTTGACTATACAGGCTGTGGGGCATCTGACGGGCAGATGGAAGATTACAACATTGGCGTGTGGAAGAAGGATGTCCTGTATGTGCTGGACAAGCTGCTGGAAGGGCCCCAG attcTGGTAGGCTCCAGCATGGGCGGCTGGCTGATGCTGCTGGCTGCTCTTGCGAGGCCAGAGAAGGTAGCGGCACTGGTTGGCATTGCCACGGCTGCAGACCACTTTGTCGCAGCCTTCAACGCACTGCCTATAGAG GTgaagaaggaggtggaggagcgtGGCTCCTGGGCCTTCCCCAGCAGGTACAGCGCCGAGGGCTTCTACCCACTGAGCTTTGCCTTCCTGCGGGAGGCGGAGAAGCACTGTGTGCTGGCTAGCCCCATCCCCGTCACCTGTCCCGTGCGTCTCATCCACGGCCTGCAGGACGAGGATGTGTCCTGGCATGTTTCCCTGCAGGTGGCCGAGCGCGTGCTAAGCACCGACGTCGATCTCATCCTCCGCAAGGGCGGCCACCACCGCCTGTCCGAGAAGGAAGACATCAAACTGATAGTGTACACCATTGACGACCTCATCGACAAGCTCACCACACTGGGGTGA
- the LOC118241600 gene encoding uncharacterized protein C3orf85-like produces the protein MRRMLHTVLLMALLGEVFMAPYLQEKQAKKFLRNKRQVGYWDPNHSQNMWGYTIQEQANEYWTALRTDAQYYMDMGNLMFHRSVADENNRLYMEMLRNARAHLDAHSGRQR, from the exons ATGAGAAGAATGCTACACACAGTGCTGCTGATGGCCCTCCTGGGTG AGGTGTTCATGGCCCCATACCTTCAGGAGAAGCAAGCCAAGAAGTTCCTTCGTAACAAAAGGCAGGTGGGCTACTGGGACCCCAACCACTCCCAGAACATGTGGGGTTACACCATACAGGAGCAG GCTAATGAATACTGGACTGCTTTGAGGACAGATGCACAGTATTACATGGACATGGGCAACCTGATGTTTCACCGCTCTGTGGCTGA TGAGAATAACAGGCTCTATATGGAGATGCTGAGGAACGCAAGAGCGCACCTTGATGCGCATAGCGGCAGACAGCGATAG